In one Diabrotica virgifera virgifera chromosome 7, PGI_DIABVI_V3a genomic region, the following are encoded:
- the LOC126888601 gene encoding uncharacterized protein LOC126888601, with amino-acid sequence MTTVYANQERSDNVVMPPIFDIYRKPIFDESIRKAEYRTYAPFIKSFNCNDIVEFSINQVDSFFEMSETLLCIKGSLVDKAGSGTIKLANNVGAFLFDSCTYSESAREMETLRDPGIVSAVRAMTCYNQEDSHYMVMAGWNYPNSPILHDTSFNIQMPLKHIFNIYNDYPMITCGRQTIRLVRARNDNDCLIITDAATTAKINITNIELRVKHIYPNDEIKLLKLMTSIQEDRPIVIPFRKWELHELPTITKGARREVWAVKTSTSVERPRYVIVFFQTGKRNTITSDPNLFDNVSIQSIRLSLNGEYFPNERMQLDFSKSDYNEAYFNYTEFNPSYTLSKQKRPLLDFLAFQHHALFVIDCSKQEESMKASTVDVKLDIEAHNGFPENTKAYCIIIHDCVMEYFPLTEIVKSLN; translated from the coding sequence ATGACGACAGTGTATGCAAATCAAGAACGTTCAGACAACGTCGTAATGCCTCCAATATTCGATATTTATCGTAAGCCAATATTTGATGAATCGATTCGAAAGGCTGAGTACCGAACATATGCACCATTCATCAAATCATTCAACTGCAATGATATTGTTGAATTTAGCATTAATCAAGTTGACTCGTTTTTTGAAATGAGCGAAACGTTGTTATGCATTAAAGGATCACTCGTAGATAAAGCAGGATCTGGGACAATCAAGCTAGCAAATAATGTGGGTGCTTTTCTGTTCGATTCGTGTACGTACAGCGAAAGCGCACGGGAGATGGAAACATTGCGGGATCCTGGTATCGTAAGTGCTGTACGTGCCATGACATGTTACAACCAAGAAGATTCCCATTATATGGTTATGGCAGGTTGGAATTACCCTAATAGTCCCATTCTACACGATACTTCATTCAACATACAGATGCCTCTTAAGcacatttttaacatttataaCGATTATCCAATGATTACGTGTGGTCGTCAAACAATAAGACTAGTTCGAGCTCGAAACGACAACGATTGTTTAATTATTACAGATGCAGCTACAACAGCAAAGATTAACATCACCAACATTGAACTTAGAGTGAAGCACATATATCCCAACGATGAAATTAAACTACTTAAACTAATGACGTCCATTCAAGAAGATCGCCCTATAGTTATTCCGTTTAGAAAGTGGGAATTGCACGAGTTGCCTACCATTACCAAAGGTGCTAGGCGTGAAGTATGGGCCGTTAAAACTAGCACATCAGTTGAAAGACCACGTTATGTCATTGTTTTCTTTCAAACGGGAAAACGTAACACAATCACATCTGATCCTAACTTATTTGATAATGTCAGCATTCAAAGTATTAGATTATCCTTAAATGGAGAATATTTTCCGAACGAGAGAATGCAGTTGGATTTTAGCAAATCTGACTACAACGAGGCATATTTCAACTATACCGAATTTAACCCCAGCTACACACTTTCCAAACAAAAGCGACCTCTACTCGATTTCTTAGCTTTTCAGCATCATGCATTGTTCGTTATCGATTGTTCGAAACAAGAAGAAAGCATGAAAGCATCCACTGTTGACGTAAAACTCGATATTGAAGCACATAATGGTTTTCCCGAAAATACCAAGGCCTATTGCATTATAATTCATGACTGCGTAATGGAATACTTCCCTCTTaccgaaattgtaaaaagtctAAATTAG